The Topomyia yanbarensis strain Yona2022 chromosome 3, ASM3024719v1, whole genome shotgun sequence nucleotide sequence GTTGAGGGATACTGACCTAAAAGATTATTATCCTGGACATctgtttaaggggttatatatttttttatttttcaaaaaatggaaaaaaaaatttactctTTCTAAACGTACAGCTTCTTAAGaacattttctcaaattttcataGAGATTCAAGTAATAGATCGAATGTTACCGTGCTTCGAGGCGCTCCTCGTCTACCTCGTCTAAAATggattttccgtgatcacgatttcCGAAAAACGACTCAACCAATcctcttcatttttttttaattggtcatAATTTTCACCAACTCTTCCAAGCTTTCTGTTATAGATAACATGGAAGAAAGAAATATACAAAACATTCTGGTCTAGCAAGCTGTGAGTGTAGTAAAACAGGAACAGTTCAAAAGTTTATCAGCCTTCAAaattttggccagatttagcGTTACATCGCTATGCTCAATACGTGTTAGAACGAAAGCAATGCTGTCCAATTCATATCCTACAGAATTGCATCCATCAAATGTTCCGGTTCTTCATCCCATAAAATATGATGGTATCGAGATAGAAAACTGCGGTCGTTTTGTATGGAAAACATTGAAGAAAACGAGATTTCCTAAAACAACTAGTCATACTTCTGCGAGCAAAAGGTTTTAAAAGAATCCAAATGTTAATTGTACTTAATTTATGTGTGTGTGATTAATATCGAATTccatttaataatttcaatatttcttcgTACTCAAATTTAGCATTCCATTATCTTATAATCGTAATCCAAGTATTGTCGTTacaatttcttcttctttcctttTCTCATTTTCAGGTAAGTGCTGTACAACTAGAAGTGAACCGTGTGCTCTAAAAAAAACTCGTATGTAACACACTTTTTTGAACTTTTATTTTGCTTAATGCAACTTAACTCGGTTTCTCAAACCGTGTACGGTTCAAACAAAGACGTCATCAGATAGAAATCTCCTCCAACGCGGCTTGAATATATTCCCATTTTGGTAGATTTGTTGAAAAAGCACAAACCACTCAAATACATCGCATACCCGTCGCATTTCTTCCCGTTGAAAACATTTCTTGGGTTCAACGCCATCCGGAATAGTGTGTATGCATGAGCATGACTGCAGCTTACTGGTTCGCCACTCTCAGCATTGCTGCCCAACGGAATGACACAATTCGGTTGGGGAACTAATCCTCCTGTTGGGTAGAAGTTCTCGTGACCATCACCGACGCACACACCCCAAGTGCAGCGGGAAGTCATGATCATCTGAACATACAAGGCATCAGAACTGTCCAACCTTTTCGAAATTCCAATATCGGCTGGCATCTTAAACAGGGGACTAGCTGGATCAAGTCCATAAATTGCGCCAACCTTTCCTCCCAGGTTCATACCAGCATCTCCGCTTATATGAGCACCCATACTATGACCAACCAGTGTTACCTTACTCAACGGGATTCCCTCACCCTTCAGATAGTTAATGAACTTGGCCAAATAAGCACCAACTCTGATGGTATGGTTCGCTGCCAATGCATATCCGTAAATTGCCAAGTTGCCCCAATCCACCACACAGATATTGGTGTCTACAAACTTGAGGTAGTCGGTCGTCATAGCTTTGATCCAATTCCGGTTGCGGTTGTCCAGCCATCCGTGAGTAATGAAGACAATCGGCTTAGAGGTCACAATTTTCGAACTTAAACTACCATCATTTATAGCCGTTTGCGTAAGATTCGGAGAATTTCTGTGACCGTATGTGGGAATGAATTTCATATCAATCAAGCTAGTTAGATACTATATATTATACGTACCGGTTACCACACCAGAATGTTACATCAACCTCGATTGGGTTTGAAGAATCGCCATGCAAAATATATTTAGTGTCATTGACCACTATTCCAAACATACTGTCCATCAGGAAAGCAGCATTATAGTCGGATGAAGCGCTAAACAAGTCTAGCAATCCGGCAAAGGCATTATGTCCGAGCAAAACAATTGCCAAAAGCTGGAATATTAATTCCATGTTCTGGAGATCTAGAAGTTGATGCGACACTATCAATCCTCG carries:
- the LOC131690163 gene encoding pancreatic triacylglycerol lipase-like; amino-acid sequence: MELIFQLLAIVLLGHNAFAGLLDLFSASSDYNAAFLMDSMFGIVVNDTKYILHGDSSNPIEVDVTFWCGNRNSPNLTQTAINDGSLSSKIVTSKPIVFITHGWLDNRNRNWIKAMTTDYLKFVDTNICVVDWGNLAIYGYALAANHTIRVGAYLAKFINYLKGEGIPLSKVTLVGHSMGAHISGDAGMNLGGKVGAIYGLDPASPLFKMPADIGISKRLDSSDALYVQMIMTSRCTWGVCVGDGHENFYPTGGLVPQPNCVIPLGSNAESGEPVSCSHAHAYTLFRMALNPRNVFNGKKCDGYAMYLSGLCFFNKSTKMGIYSSRVGGDFYLMTSLFEPYTV